A DNA window from Solanum lycopersicum chromosome 3, SLM_r2.1 contains the following coding sequences:
- the LOC101255677 gene encoding calmodulin-binding protein 60 B isoform X1 — protein sequence MDLKKISPSHSAPQGASFYRSVMIVLQVKRLLKTMKRLSIHPDVVGVELKPGEISTGPRKEEENFNPYELRHLKLKFSNNMIKGPVYTGVPIGEDVGDTLNLDLVDCGTDNIVKFGPEASSKVEIVVFEKEQLKPVTNWLDGKSLIRGDRHVKLKDGRVSVSHISFKHTNVSMRKREFRLGARAVDNSDIIEAVTEPFFVVDYRSMPKSKKPIKLDDQVWKLPTIGRGGPYHHCLINENIKTVQDFLTLYFLNREKLLTILGRSSLQVRKLDDTVNQAKSKLELKRYVYRRENLRVVFTDVGELIGLINERDHFFSVQQLTPTDKTFGMEMVKRSFEDEHQNSKVLLDDDSFKMLCTDDFNNYPQQLQPSTSISQINCATFSTVALQHPFDPYDYNFNYQHHPSIWE from the exons ATGGATCTGAAAAAAATTTCTCCTAGTCATTCAGCACCTCAAGGGGCCTCATTTTATag GTCTGTTATGATTGTGCTCCAAGTCAAGCGTTTACTCAAGACAATGAAGCGGCTAAGCATTCATCCAGAT GTTGTAGGAGTTGAACTGAAACCTGGCGAGATTTCAACCGGCCCAAG GAAAGAGGAGGAAAACTTCAATCCTTATGAATTACGgcatttaaaattaaagttttcaaacaACATGATAAAAGGTCCAGTTTATACTGGGGTACCCATAGGTGAAGATGTGGGCGATACCTTAAATCTAGATTTAGTTGATTGCGGTACTGATAATATCGTTAAATTTGGGCCTGAAGCATCAAGTAAGGTGGAAATAGTTGTTTTCGAGAAAGAACAACTGAAACCAGTTACCAATTGGCTGGATGGAAAATCACTGATTCGAGGAGATCGTCATGTTAAGTTGAAAGACGGTAGAGTTTCTGTCAGTCATATATCATTCAAACATACTAATGTATCGATGAGAAAGCGCGAGTTCAGATTAGGTGCAAGAGCTGTGGATAATTCTGATATTATTGAAGCAGTTACTGAACCATTCTTCGTTGTGGACTATCGTTCCA TGCCCAAGAGTAAGAAGCCCATAAAACTTGACGATCAAGTTTGGAAATTGCCAACGATTGGCAGAGGCGGTCCTTATCATCATTGTTTAATCAACGAAAACATTAAAACTGTCCAGGATTTTTTAACTCTCTACTTTTTGAACCGTGAAAAGCTACTTAcc ATCCTTGGCAGGAGCAGTTTACAGGTGAGGAAATTGGATGACACAGTAAATCAGGCAAAGAGTAAACTTGAGTTGAAAAGATATGTGTATCGTCGGGAAAATCTACGAGTGGTATTTACTGATGTGGGAGAATTGATTGGACTAATCAATGAAAGGGATCACTTCTTTTCTGTCCAACAGCTCACCCCTACTGATAAG ACTTTCGGCATGGAAATGGTGAAAAGAAGTTTTGAAGATGAGCATCAGAATTCAAAAGTTTTATTGGATGATGATAGTTTTAAAATGCTTTGCACAGATGACTTCAATAATTATCCACAGCAGCTCCAACCAAGCACAAGTATAAGCCAAATCAATTGCGCAACTTTTAGTACGGTTGCATTACAACATCCGTTTGATCCATATGATTACAACTTCAACTACCAACATCACCCAAGCATCTGGGAATAA
- the LOC101255677 gene encoding calmodulin-binding protein 60 B isoform X2, whose product MIKGPVYTGVPIGEDVGDTLNLDLVDCGTDNIVKFGPEASSKVEIVVFEKEQLKPVTNWLDGKSLIRGDRHVKLKDGRVSVSHISFKHTNVSMRKREFRLGARAVDNSDIIEAVTEPFFVVDYRSMPKSKKPIKLDDQVWKLPTIGRGGPYHHCLINENIKTVQDFLTLYFLNREKLLTILGRSSLQVRKLDDTVNQAKSKLELKRYVYRRENLRVVFTDVGELIGLINERDHFFSVQQLTPTDKTFGMEMVKRSFEDEHQNSKVLLDDDSFKMLCTDDFNNYPQQLQPSTSISQINCATFSTVALQHPFDPYDYNFNYQHHPSIWE is encoded by the exons ATGATAAAAGGTCCAGTTTATACTGGGGTACCCATAGGTGAAGATGTGGGCGATACCTTAAATCTAGATTTAGTTGATTGCGGTACTGATAATATCGTTAAATTTGGGCCTGAAGCATCAAGTAAGGTGGAAATAGTTGTTTTCGAGAAAGAACAACTGAAACCAGTTACCAATTGGCTGGATGGAAAATCACTGATTCGAGGAGATCGTCATGTTAAGTTGAAAGACGGTAGAGTTTCTGTCAGTCATATATCATTCAAACATACTAATGTATCGATGAGAAAGCGCGAGTTCAGATTAGGTGCAAGAGCTGTGGATAATTCTGATATTATTGAAGCAGTTACTGAACCATTCTTCGTTGTGGACTATCGTTCCA TGCCCAAGAGTAAGAAGCCCATAAAACTTGACGATCAAGTTTGGAAATTGCCAACGATTGGCAGAGGCGGTCCTTATCATCATTGTTTAATCAACGAAAACATTAAAACTGTCCAGGATTTTTTAACTCTCTACTTTTTGAACCGTGAAAAGCTACTTAcc ATCCTTGGCAGGAGCAGTTTACAGGTGAGGAAATTGGATGACACAGTAAATCAGGCAAAGAGTAAACTTGAGTTGAAAAGATATGTGTATCGTCGGGAAAATCTACGAGTGGTATTTACTGATGTGGGAGAATTGATTGGACTAATCAATGAAAGGGATCACTTCTTTTCTGTCCAACAGCTCACCCCTACTGATAAG ACTTTCGGCATGGAAATGGTGAAAAGAAGTTTTGAAGATGAGCATCAGAATTCAAAAGTTTTATTGGATGATGATAGTTTTAAAATGCTTTGCACAGATGACTTCAATAATTATCCACAGCAGCTCCAACCAAGCACAAGTATAAGCCAAATCAATTGCGCAACTTTTAGTACGGTTGCATTACAACATCCGTTTGATCCATATGATTACAACTTCAACTACCAACATCACCCAAGCATCTGGGAATAA